The following coding sequences lie in one Sulfuricurvum sp. genomic window:
- a CDS encoding type II secretion system protein — MRSHTIRKAFTMIELLFVIVVLGIVGGIALEAIRQYYEGIYRTQEYSKRVAEADHILEQLSKYFENAISSSIVNLNIDPAVQACYGPPQENPSDFTVAFIGVDVDSLRGISGSRPGWSEETQLLTGNVLNMSDANLSIADTIIGALYPSSSLGGSAIYDADSLDANACARFNYKVGEGKAGYHRISSVAYPNQITLNAENNATDGHRKYLLRTGYAFRVDDNGSFWMYSNFRPWDNGYGYFSGADKVNLLGQNVAHFYADYNATDFMNNPGVSDRGLVWRLKVCMRGLDANLSTSDDETQTICRERRVYVRY; from the coding sequence ATGAGAAGTCATACAATACGCAAAGCTTTTACGATGATTGAACTTCTCTTTGTAATTGTTGTGTTAGGTATCGTCGGAGGGATAGCGTTAGAAGCTATACGTCAATATTATGAGGGGATTTATCGAACTCAGGAGTATAGTAAGAGGGTAGCGGAAGCCGATCATATTCTTGAACAGCTTTCCAAATATTTTGAAAATGCGATCAGCAGCTCGATCGTCAATTTAAACATCGACCCAGCTGTACAAGCATGTTATGGCCCTCCGCAAGAGAATCCTTCTGATTTTACAGTAGCTTTTATTGGCGTTGATGTCGATAGTTTAAGAGGAATTTCTGGAAGTCGTCCTGGATGGAGTGAAGAAACACAATTATTGACTGGGAATGTTCTCAACATGTCTGATGCTAATTTATCTATAGCGGACACGATTATCGGGGCGTTATATCCATCTTCGAGTTTAGGCGGTTCAGCTATTTATGATGCCGATAGTTTGGATGCAAATGCATGTGCGCGTTTTAATTATAAGGTGGGAGAGGGCAAAGCAGGATATCACAGAATTTCAAGTGTAGCCTATCCTAATCAAATTACTTTGAATGCGGAAAATAATGCTACCGATGGACACCGAAAATATTTATTACGCACTGGGTATGCATTTAGAGTCGACGACAATGGAAGTTTTTGGATGTACAGTAATTTCCGGCCATGGGATAATGGATATGGATATTTTTCAGGAGCTGACAAGGTCAATCTATTGGGGCAAAATGTTGCCCATTTCTATGCAGATTATAATGCTACTGATTTTATGAATAATCCAGGGGTTAGTGACCGAGGTCTTGTTTGGCGGCTTAAGGTGTGTATGAGAGGGCTTGACGCTAATCTCAGTACAAGTGATGATGAAACACAAACGATATGCCGTGAAAGGAGAGTCTATGTACGTTACTAA
- a CDS encoding response regulator — protein sequence MGEKKLKVLAVDDDMINLKLLKTMLMKTPNVSQVVEAKNGADAIGILKSQNDIDIILLDIIMPVMGGIEMLKVIRADESLRQLPVIVLTTDETKKGEALECGANGFLMKPVREKDVLAKIAQLAL from the coding sequence ATGGGTGAAAAAAAACTAAAAGTACTAGCGGTAGATGATGATATGATTAACCTCAAGTTACTTAAAACTATGCTAATGAAAACCCCGAATGTATCACAAGTTGTAGAAGCAAAAAATGGAGCAGATGCGATTGGTATACTTAAATCTCAAAACGATATTGATATTATATTGCTAGATATTATCATGCCTGTGATGGGTGGTATAGAAATGCTCAAAGTCATACGTGCGGATGAATCACTACGTCAACTCCCTGTCATCGTTCTCACAACAGATGAAACTAAAAAAGGGGAAGCATTGGAATGCGGAGCAAATGGTTTCTTAATGAAACCAGTCCGTGAAAAAGATGTTCTCGCAAAAATAGCACAACTCGCTCTCTAG